In the genome of Planctomyces sp. SH-PL62, the window GCGTTGTCCCTGCTCGACGTAAAAACCCGTCGCCGCGATGTCCGCCCCGCCCAACTCCTGGCGCTCGCGGTGGGCATGATCGCGCTGCTGGCGTTGATCGGCTATGTTTACAGCGCCACCTCTTTGATGGGCGTCAGGCAGTTCATCCCGATGGCGCTGAACACCGCCATCGCGTTCGCGATCCTGAGCATCGGCATTCTCCACGCCCGTCCGGAGGCTGGGATGATGCGGGTCGTCACAAGCGCCGGCGCCGGCGGGATCATGGCGAGGCGGTTGTTGCCCGCGGCGATCCTGATCCCCGCGATCGTGGGCTGGACGAGTTGGCACCTCCAGCAGCGCGCGATCTGGGATCAGGTGGCGGGAATGTCCCTGTTCGTGCTGGGCAACATCGTCCTCTTCACGAGCTTGATCTGGTGGAACGCGGCGTCCCTCGAGCATATGGATCGCGAGCGTGCGCGGGCGGAGCGGCGCCTGAAACTCCAGTACACGGCGTCGCTCGCCCTGACGGGGTCGCCTCGGCTGGACGACGCCATGTTCGACCTCCTGCGGGCGATCGGCGAGCGCCTGGGCTGGTTGGAGGGGGGGCTCTGGCGCATCGACCCGCAGGCCGACGTGCTCCGCTGCACCGCCCTCTGGCACTCCCCGTCATTCCAGCCCGAGGAATTCGCGGCGCTCACCCGCCGCACGGCGTTCGCCCGAGGGGTCGGATTGCCGGGGCGCGTCTGGGCGAGCGGTCGACCGGCCTGGATTCCGGACGTCGTCAAGGACCCGAATTTTCCGAGGGCGCAGGCGGCCGCCCGCGAGGGGTTGCATGGCGCCTTCGGCTTCCCGGTCATCGTCGGCCGCGACGTCCTGGGCGTCGTCGAGATCTTCAGCGGAGAGATCCAGCAGCCCGACGACGAGCTCCTTCAGATTTTGACGGCCATCGGCGGCCAGGTCGGCCTGCTCATCAAGCGCAAGGAGGCGGAAGAGGCCCTGCGGCGGGGGGAGGAACGATTCCGGTCCCTGATCGAGGCCACGTCGGCGATCGTCTGGCACACCCGGCCGTCCGGACAGGTCGACGCGGAACAGCCGAGCTGGACCGAGTACACCGGCCAGACGTTCGACCAACTGAAGGGCACGGGCTGGCTCGAGGCCGTCCATCCCGACGACCGAGCGGAGACCGCCCGGGCATGGTCGGCGGCCATGGGCACCCGCTCGCTCTTTCAGATGGAACACCGGCTGCGACGGCGCGACGGCGTCTATCTTCACATGCTCGTCCGGTCCGTTCCGATCCTCGACGAACGGGGCGACGTCCGGGAATGGGTCGGGGTCCACATCGACATCGACGCCGAGAAGCGGGCCGAGGCCGCGCTACGGGAGGCTGAAGAGCGGGCTCGTCTGCTGCTCGAATCCTCGGGCGAGGGCATCTACGGGATCGACATGCAGGGCCTTTGCACCTTCATGAACCGGGCGGCGGCGGAGATGCTCGGCTACTCGACCGAGGAGGTGATCGGCCGTAACGCGCACGAGCTCTTCCACCACACCCGGCCCGACGGCTCTCCTTACGCGGTGGAAGACTGCCCGATCTATCGAAGCTTCAGGGTCGGGAAGGGGTGCCGGGTGGATGACGAGGTCCTGTGGCGACGGGACGGGGTTAATTTCCCAGCCGAGTACGCCTCGTTCCCGATCCGCGGGGTCGATGGTGAGATCAAAGGCGCGGTCGTCAACTTCACGGACATCACGGAGCGGAAACGAGTCGAGCGGGAGTTGATGCGGGCGAATCAGGCGGCCCAGGCGGCGACCCGGGCGAAGAGCGAGTTCCTGGCCAACATGAGCCACGAGATCCGGACGCCCCTGAACGGCATCGTCGGCATGACGGAGCTGGCCCTCGACACGGAGTTGTCGGCCGAGCAGCGGGAGTACCTCGAGATGGTGAAACTCTCGGCCGATCACCTGCTGAACGTCATCAACGACATCCTCGACTTCTCCAAGATCGAGGCCGGCAAGCTCGACCTGGAACTCGTCGAGTTCAACCTTCGCGACACCCTCGACGACACCGTGGCGACGCTCGCGCTGCGTGCCCACAAGAAAGGGCTGGAACTCGCCGATTACGTCGCGACCGACGTGCCGGACGCGCTGGTGGGCGACTCCCACCGCCTGCGCCAGGTGATCGTCAACCTGCTTGGCAACGCGATCAAGTTCACCGAGCAGGGGGAGGTGGTGCTCCGCGTCGAGGTCCAGTCGCAGACCGAGGAGGATGTGCACCTGCGCTTCGCCGTCATCGACACCGGCATCGGGATCGCGCCCGACCAGCGGCAGAGGCTCTTCCGGGCCTTCGCGCAGGCCGACACCTCGACCACCCGCAAATACGGCGGCACCGGGCTGGGCCTGGCGATCTCATCCAGGCTCGTGGAGATGATGGGCGGGACCATCGAGCTGGACAGCGCGGTCGGCCGTGGGAGCACCTTCCATTTCACGGTTTGCTTCGGCCGGGCGCGGGGGCCGGTCAAGCGGGCGACGCGGGCGGAGCCGGCCCAGGTTCACGGCCTGCCAGTCCTCGTCGTGGACGACAACGCCACGAACCGGCTCATTCTCCGAGAGATGCTCGCCCGATGGGGCATGAAGCCCAGGGTCGTCGAAGACGGCCGGCAGGCGCTGGCTGCGCTTGATGAGGCGCGTCGGTCCGGTTCGCCGTTCTCGTTGGTCCTGCTGGACGGCATGATGCCGGAGATGGACGGGTTCGCCCTCGCCGAGCGGATCCGCGAGGATCCGGGGCTGGTCGGCGCGACCTTGATGATGCTCTCGTCGGCCAATCGCCGCGAAGATGCGGCGCGGTGCAAGGAGCTGCATGTGGCCTCCTATCTGACGAAGCCCATCCGACAATCGACCCTCCTGGACGCCATCATGACCTCCCTCGGCCCGTCGCTGAAACTCGAAGGTCGCACCCCCTCGGCGTCTCGGCCTTCACCCGGGAAAAGCTCGCAATCGCTTCGGCTCCTCCTGGCCGAGGATAATGTGGTCAATCAGAGGCTGGCGGTCAGCCTCCTGGAGAAGCGGGGCCACCAGGTTCGAGTGGTCGGCAACGGTCGCGAGGCGCTTGCGGCCCTCGAGGGTCAATCGTTCGACGCCGTCTTGATGGACGTTCAGATGCCGGAGATGGACGGGTTCGAGGCGACCGCCGCGATCCGCTCCCGCGAGTCGGCGAGCGGGGGCCACACCCCGATAATCGCCATGACCGCCCACGCCATGAAAGGGGACCGCGAGCGTTGCCTCGCGGAGGGCATGGACGCTTACGTCGCCAAACCGTTACGGCCTCAGGAGCTGTTCGAGGTCCTGGAACACCTGAACCTCGCAGCCGCAGCCGCAGCCGAATCCGCGGCCGTCGAGTCTGCTCCCCCACCACCGGCTTTCGACCTCGCCGCGGCCCTCGGCCGCCTGGACGGGGACGTGGAGTTGATGAGGGAACTGGCCGGGCTCTTCCTTGACGAATGCCCTCGGCGGATGACGGAAATCCATGAAGCGATTCTCCATCGCGACGCAACAGGCCTCAAGAATGCGGCCCATACCCTGAGGGGGTCGGTAGCCAACTTTGGGGCCCCGGAGGCCACCGAAGCCGCGCATCGCCTGGAGGCCGCGGCGCGTGACCAGGGGTGGGCCGACGTCGGGCCGGCCTGGGCCGCCCTGGAACAGGCCATCGAGAGATTGACGCCGGCCCTCGCCGATCTCGGCCGGGCGGGCCTTACTTAACGGCGAAGTCGTCGACACGCGGCCCGCTCGGTCTCCCGTCCGTTGAGAGGAGGGGCGATGGCACGGGACTTTCGAGTAATCCGGGACGGGATGGCGGGGGTTCCGCCGGGCATGCCGGGGCTCTGGGCCGTGGCGTGCCTCG includes:
- a CDS encoding response regulator; protein product: MTDHPHSIGDLRFVASGAGAAVILIGGLVLMGWTFDVALLKSLSPDLTAMNPGGTALAFILSGVSLRAQAPAGATHRRRALGVACAAGVLLIGLARLGGYLAGWDGGPDQLLFRAALDREAYRVGLPNRMSPNTASAFVAVGLALSLLDVKTRRRDVRPAQLLALAVGMIALLALIGYVYSATSLMGVRQFIPMALNTAIAFAILSIGILHARPEAGMMRVVTSAGAGGIMARRLLPAAILIPAIVGWTSWHLQQRAIWDQVAGMSLFVLGNIVLFTSLIWWNAASLEHMDRERARAERRLKLQYTASLALTGSPRLDDAMFDLLRAIGERLGWLEGGLWRIDPQADVLRCTALWHSPSFQPEEFAALTRRTAFARGVGLPGRVWASGRPAWIPDVVKDPNFPRAQAAAREGLHGAFGFPVIVGRDVLGVVEIFSGEIQQPDDELLQILTAIGGQVGLLIKRKEAEEALRRGEERFRSLIEATSAIVWHTRPSGQVDAEQPSWTEYTGQTFDQLKGTGWLEAVHPDDRAETARAWSAAMGTRSLFQMEHRLRRRDGVYLHMLVRSVPILDERGDVREWVGVHIDIDAEKRAEAALREAEERARLLLESSGEGIYGIDMQGLCTFMNRAAAEMLGYSTEEVIGRNAHELFHHTRPDGSPYAVEDCPIYRSFRVGKGCRVDDEVLWRRDGVNFPAEYASFPIRGVDGEIKGAVVNFTDITERKRVERELMRANQAAQAATRAKSEFLANMSHEIRTPLNGIVGMTELALDTELSAEQREYLEMVKLSADHLLNVINDILDFSKIEAGKLDLELVEFNLRDTLDDTVATLALRAHKKGLELADYVATDVPDALVGDSHRLRQVIVNLLGNAIKFTEQGEVVLRVEVQSQTEEDVHLRFAVIDTGIGIAPDQRQRLFRAFAQADTSTTRKYGGTGLGLAISSRLVEMMGGTIELDSAVGRGSTFHFTVCFGRARGPVKRATRAEPAQVHGLPVLVVDDNATNRLILREMLARWGMKPRVVEDGRQALAALDEARRSGSPFSLVLLDGMMPEMDGFALAERIREDPGLVGATLMMLSSANRREDAARCKELHVASYLTKPIRQSTLLDAIMTSLGPSLKLEGRTPSASRPSPGKSSQSLRLLLAEDNVVNQRLAVSLLEKRGHQVRVVGNGREALAALEGQSFDAVLMDVQMPEMDGFEATAAIRSRESASGGHTPIIAMTAHAMKGDRERCLAEGMDAYVAKPLRPQELFEVLEHLNLAAAAAAESAAVESAPPPPAFDLAAALGRLDGDVELMRELAGLFLDECPRRMTEIHEAILHRDATGLKNAAHTLRGSVANFGAPEATEAAHRLEAAARDQGWADVGPAWAALEQAIERLTPALADLGRAGLT